From the genome of Halomonas sp. I5-271120, one region includes:
- a CDS encoding CoA pyrophosphatase yields the protein MLENLRDRLQAHVPQRLTLKMPRAAVLLPIVDRPEPTLLFTRRADHLKQHGGQVAFPGGKWEHGDDDLLDTALREAEEEIALPPDRVQLLGRLSDVISLHGIRVTPYVGLIPADLPLVPELGELNAIFEVPLTHFLDDKRTHTDVIRVDGRDYYVPSYRVPNSGPSDRVPHHGMPNTQGTQGQEGNPQDDDHVIWGLSAMMLVELLAEGFAMPISLFERPAGELCYRPERRMRAP from the coding sequence ATGTTAGAGAATCTTCGCGATCGCCTGCAAGCACATGTCCCGCAACGGCTTACCCTCAAGATGCCCCGCGCCGCGGTGCTGCTGCCGATCGTGGATCGTCCCGAACCTACGCTGCTGTTCACCCGCCGCGCCGATCATCTCAAGCAGCACGGCGGCCAGGTCGCCTTCCCCGGCGGCAAGTGGGAACACGGCGACGACGACCTGCTGGATACCGCCCTGCGCGAGGCCGAAGAAGAAATCGCCCTGCCCCCTGATCGGGTACAGCTGCTGGGACGGCTCAGCGATGTCATCTCGCTGCACGGCATTCGCGTCACCCCCTATGTGGGGCTGATTCCCGCCGACCTGCCGCTAGTCCCGGAGCTTGGCGAGCTGAATGCCATCTTCGAGGTGCCGCTGACGCACTTTCTCGATGACAAGCGCACCCATACCGACGTGATCCGGGTCGACGGCCGCGATTACTATGTTCCTAGCTACCGGGTTCCTAACAGCGGGCCTAGCGACAGGGTGCCCCACCACGGGATGCCCAACACCCAGGGCACTCAGGGTCAGGAGGGCAATCCGCAAGACGATGATCACGTGATCTGGGGGCTCTCGGCGATGATGCTGGTGGAGCTGCTGGCGGAAGGCTTCGCGATGCCGATCAGCCTGTTCGAGCGCCCGGCGGGAGAGCTATGCTACCGGCCCGAACGTCGTATGAGGGCGCCATGA
- a CDS encoding 2OG-Fe(II) oxygenase — MISDTPLLDPAGLTHLVDGLVEHGWCVAEGFIDPALCLALQRELTDLAARDALRAAGIGRGEAHELRRDIRGDAIHWLNRESLPQRQYLSAMDTLQRALNIELYLGLFEFEAHFAHYPPGSFYQKHVDSFRGRANRVVSTVLYLNSDWPDDGGGEMAVFDPAKPERELTRIRPEAGTFVCFLSETVPHEVLPTRRPRASIAGWFRRNASLNGLVDPAR; from the coding sequence ATGATTTCCGACACTCCCTTGCTCGACCCGGCCGGTCTGACACATCTGGTCGATGGCCTGGTCGAGCACGGCTGGTGCGTGGCCGAGGGCTTCATCGATCCTGCCCTGTGCCTTGCCCTACAACGCGAGCTCACTGACCTGGCGGCACGCGACGCGCTGCGCGCCGCCGGCATCGGCCGCGGCGAGGCTCACGAATTGCGCCGCGACATCCGCGGTGATGCCATCCACTGGCTCAACCGGGAAAGTCTGCCGCAACGCCAGTACCTGTCCGCCATGGACACCCTGCAACGCGCCCTGAATATCGAGCTCTACCTGGGGCTATTCGAGTTTGAGGCGCATTTCGCCCACTATCCGCCGGGCAGTTTCTACCAGAAACACGTCGACAGCTTCCGCGGCCGCGCCAACCGAGTGGTCTCGACGGTGCTCTACCTGAACAGCGACTGGCCCGACGACGGCGGTGGCGAAATGGCGGTATTTGATCCTGCCAAGCCGGAGCGCGAGCTTACGCGCATCCGCCCCGAGGCCGGCACCTTCGTCTGCTTTCTCTCGGAAACGGTCCCACACGAAGTACTGCCGACCCGACGGCCGCGGGCCAGCATCGCCGGCTGGTTCCGACGCAACGCCTCTCTCAACGGCCTGGTCGACCCGGCCCGATGA
- a CDS encoding Dabb family protein, with the protein MIKHIVLWTLHEQAEGRTKAENAAQAKRQLEALNGRIEGLLSLEVGIDLLHTDSSADLSLLATFASLEALEAYQRHPEHKALMPFMAAIRYDRRVIDYAL; encoded by the coding sequence ATGATCAAGCACATCGTGCTCTGGACCCTGCATGAGCAGGCCGAGGGCCGCACCAAGGCCGAGAATGCCGCGCAGGCGAAGCGTCAGCTGGAGGCGCTGAACGGACGTATCGAGGGCCTGCTGAGCCTGGAGGTTGGCATCGACCTGCTGCACACGGACAGCTCGGCAGATCTGTCGCTTCTGGCGACGTTCGCCTCCCTCGAAGCCCTGGAAGCCTATCAGCGGCATCCCGAACACAAGGCGCTGATGCCGTTCATGGCCGCGATCCGCTACGACCGGCGCGTCATCGACTACGCCTTGTGA
- a CDS encoding LysR family transcriptional regulator: MHLADLARHDLNALVTLHALLDSRSVSRAAERLNLSQPAVSRTLAKLRQAFDDPLFVRTHRGLRPTARAEELGPPLARLLQELGALLAPPTFDPASTTRRFSLASTDYGMHAFLAPQWRALKEEAPHLRLEIESYRGSIEHQLDEGGPELAISVPGERVPASVHGREIGADRFVCVMREDHPLAAKEALGLDDFLAADHQLVSMGGDDRGAVDLALEREGLARRVSLRQPHFLASFSTTQHSDLLLCVPGCLAASVIDHWPLAVRALPVAVPAFSYWLVWHERHHADAGHAWLRERLFHGLTARHRMLSERLAA; encoded by the coding sequence ATGCACCTCGCTGATCTCGCCCGTCATGACCTCAATGCCCTGGTCACCCTGCATGCGCTTCTGGATTCGCGAAGTGTGTCGCGGGCCGCCGAGCGGCTCAACCTGAGCCAGCCGGCAGTATCGCGGACCCTGGCCAAGCTGCGCCAGGCCTTTGATGACCCTTTGTTCGTTCGCACCCACCGCGGCCTGCGCCCCACGGCCCGTGCTGAGGAGCTTGGCCCGCCGCTGGCAAGGCTGCTGCAGGAGCTGGGTGCGCTGCTGGCGCCGCCGACCTTCGATCCGGCCAGCACCACCCGGCGTTTCAGCCTGGCCAGCACCGACTATGGTATGCATGCCTTTCTGGCACCCCAATGGCGGGCACTGAAGGAGGAGGCGCCGCATCTGCGCCTCGAGATCGAGAGTTATCGTGGCAGCATCGAGCACCAGTTGGACGAGGGTGGCCCCGAGCTTGCAATCAGCGTGCCCGGCGAGCGGGTGCCGGCGAGCGTGCATGGCCGCGAGATCGGCGCTGATCGCTTCGTCTGCGTGATGCGCGAGGATCATCCTCTGGCCGCCAAGGAAGCGCTAGGCCTGGACGATTTTCTGGCCGCCGATCATCAACTGGTCAGCATGGGCGGCGATGACCGAGGCGCGGTGGACCTGGCGCTGGAGCGCGAGGGGCTAGCCCGCCGGGTAAGCCTGCGTCAGCCGCACTTCCTGGCGAGTTTCTCCACCACCCAGCACAGCGACCTGCTGCTATGTGTGCCGGGCTGCCTGGCGGCTAGCGTGATCGATCACTGGCCCCTTGCAGTGCGCGCTCTGCCGGTCGCGGTACCGGCGTTCTCCTATTGGCTGGTCTGGCATGAGCGCCATCACGCCGATGCAGGGCATGCCTGGCTGCGCGAGCGGCTGTTTCATGGCCTGACGGCGCGGCACCGAATGCTCAGCGAGCGCCTGGCAGCGTGA